CACCAGCAGTACGGCGCCGGCATTGTTGTTGACCACCAGCGCGGCCTGCGCGCCGCTCAGCCGGCACAGCAGGGCCTCCGCATGGTAATAGCGCGAACCGCGCCGGCCCTGTTCCAGATCGTATTCCAGATTGGAATAACCAATGCCGGCCTCCCACATGGCGCGCCGCGCCGCCTCGCTCAGGGGTGAGCGCCCCAGATTGGTGTGGATGATGACGCCGGTGGCGTTGATGACCCGCCGCAGGGTGGGGCGCAGGGCCTTGTCCAGGGATTGGACGATGGAATGGACCAGCGCCTCCCTGTCAGGGCAGGGCTGGCCGGCCAGGATGCTGTGGCGCGTCTCCTCGAGCACCGCGCGCACTACGTCCACCACCAGCTCGCGCCCGCTGGTCCGGACCCGTTCAGCAATATGGGGCTCCTGGAGCAGGCGGTCCACACTGGGCAGTCGGCGGAGTTCGCGCTGGACGTCCATGGCGTTATGCTCCCGGTTGGTGGAGGCAGGTCAGGAGCCGGCGGGCATTCTCCCCCAATACGGCGCGCTGGCCCTCTTCGCTCAGGCCGCTCTCGCGGATATGGGCGATCAGGCGCTTGGGATGGATGAGGGCGAAGTCCGTGGCAAAGAGGATTTTATGCCCGACCAGCTCGTACATCAACGGGAAAATGCGCGCGTCATATAACAGCGGCGAGGCGGCCGTGTCGTAATAGACGTTGCGCATGGCGCGGCGCACTTCCGGCATCAGCTCGTAGAAGGGCAGGCCGCCGCCCCAGTGGGAGCAGACCAGTTTGATCTCGGGGAAGGCCTGCACGAAGCGGTAGACGACGCGTGGGGAGACCGTGCCCTTGCCGGCGTAATCGTGGCCGATAGGCTCGCTGGTGTGGGTCATGATGGGGATGTCGTAGGCGCGCGCCGCGGCGGCGATGGGCGC
Above is a window of Anaerolineae bacterium DNA encoding:
- a CDS encoding amidohydrolase codes for the protein AQREKFLERDPWFNLLYANPKAAMATVEDLIQAMDEAGVDKAVVFGFSWCDVGLCVETNDYTLEAMRRYPERLIGFCNVNPNTGEHAVREIRRCVEAGMCGIGELMPNGQGFSLDDTELMAPIAAAARAYDIPIMTHTSEPIGHDYAGKGTVSPRVVYRFVQAFPEIKLVCSHWGGGLPFYELMPEVRRAMRNVYYDTAASPLLYDARIFPLMYELVGHKILFATDFALIHPKRLIAHIRESGLSEEGQRAVLGENARRLLTCLHQPGA